A single window of Colletotrichum destructivum chromosome 9, complete sequence DNA harbors:
- a CDS encoding Putative rmlC-like cupin domain superfamily, rmlC-like jelly roll protein has protein sequence MSAPDSSAFATPQNQPIVVRARDDPVEVLNFGPITGRILEDGSRTENRLATIHFTLAPSAAGPPALWHEMHDETILVLSGTLRFRLAGGRTLDCVKGDYVVFPPRTPATFENPSGEEEAVFVNTFTPAYYVGYFRLLAKLAAEGVEMTPRVYEMAMARYATVAAQGI, from the exons ATGTCTGCTCCAGACTCGTCAGCCTTTGCCACGCCGCAGAACCAGCCCATTGTTGTCCGTGCCCGCGACGACCCAGTAGAGGTGCTGAACTTCGGGCCCATCACAGGGCGAATCCTAGAAGATGGCTCCCGCACTG AAAACCGACTCGCCACTATCCACTTCACGCTCGCCCCCTCTGCCGCgggcccgccggccttgtGGCACGAGATGCATGACGAGACAATCCTGGTGCTGTCCGGGACGTTGCGATTTCGTCTCGCGGGCGGACGCACGTTGGACTGTGTAAAGGGGGACTATGTTGTCTTCCCGCCGCGGACACCCGCGACGTTTGAGAATCCGAgcggagaggaagaagccgtGTTCGTCAACACGTTCACGCCGGCGTACTATGTCGGGTATTTCCGGCTGCTGGCgaagctggcggcggagggtgTCGAGATGACGCCGAGAGTGTAcgagatggcgatggcgaggtaTGCGACGGTCGCGGCGCAGGGGATCTGA
- a CDS encoding Putative short-chain dehydrogenase/reductase SDR, NAD(P)-binding domain superfamily, with amino-acid sequence MAQNGNESSTPLDYDQIPGPLGLEAASLAGKVALVTGAGRGIGREIALELGRRGASVVVNFANSASHAAEVVAMLQAMPTKAVAIQADVSSVPEITRLFAEARAAFGRGLDIVVSNSGVISFGHMSEVTPEEFDRVFRVNVRGQFFVAQEAYKNLEHGGRLIMMGSIAAQAKGVRRHAIYNSSKAAVEGLVRGMAVDCADKKITVNCVAPGGIKSDMYRDNARKYIPGGEKLTDAQVDEAIASMSPLHRVGLPIDVARVVCFLASHDGGWINGKVIGIDGGAPL; translated from the exons ATGGCTCAGAACGGAAACGAATCTTCCACCCCTCTGGACTACGACCAGATCCCCGGTCCTCTGGGCCTGGAAGCTGCGTCACTAGCGGGAAAAGTCGCCCTAGTGACTGGAGCCG GCCGCGGCATCGGCCGCGAAATCGCTctcgaactcggccgtcgcggcgcctccgtcgtcgtcaacttCGCCAACTCGGCCTCGCACGCCGCCGAAGTCGTCGCCATGCTGCAGGCTATGCCgaccaaggccgtcgccatccaggccgACGTGTCCTCCGTGCCGGAGATCACCCGCTTGTTCGCCGAGGCCCGGGCTGCCTTCGGTCGCGGGCTCGACATTGTCGTGTCCAACAGCGGCGTCATCTCGTTCGGGCACATGTCCGAGGTCACGCCCGAGGAGTTCGACCGAGTGTTCCGGGTCAACGTGCGCGGCCAATTCTTTGTCGCGCAGGAGGCGTACAAGAATCTGGAACACGGGGGCCGGTTGATCATGATGGGGAGCATTGCGGCGCAAGCCAAGGGAGTGAGGAGGCATGCCATCTATAACTCGAGTAAGGCGGCAGTCGAAGGGTTGGTGAGGGGGATGGCGGTCG ACTGCGCCGATAAGAAGATCACGGTGAACTGTGTCGCGCCCGGTGGCATCAAGAGTGACATGTATCGAGATAACGCCCGGAAGTACATTCCTGGAGGCGAGAAGTTGACCGACgcccaggtcgacgaggctATAGCGTCCATGTCGCCGCTTCATCGGGTTGGGCTGCCGATTGACGTGGCTCGCGTGGTTTGCTTCCTGGCAAGCCATGACGGGGGATGGATCAACGGGAAGGTCATTGGCATAGATGGCGGTGCGCCGCTGTAG
- a CDS encoding Putative aromatic prenyltransferase — protein sequence MQATASIPPGLPAEHGHAAVGRPGLSAQAQAQTQISTALDVGMNPSPPANPDHRFWWDHFAPFLFSWLCASGCYSESDIAAQLTILRDVVIPSFGPPSVVQHALKPTGSPFELSWNFTPHGNTIRYTFQPMGSRAGTDEDPFGSSNLDDEVLPLLERHSANLDLRWFCQFRDAWMMHRHHADAAAAKEAMKQHANVKIPSQLFLGYDLVGPKAQLKAYFLPIFKHFATGRSTDALVAEMIRSLEPFGPELEDQVRQMEEFLAGCRYPHFIDMVGIDCCDPAKARIKVYVRVNNVSRACLKYFLTMGGKLDDERTRRMLDDMDRCWHHVIDEEAGLADEQDKKPKDPATFHKGIVMAITLSPALNDGVVRARPYCSWSNYQSSDWGAVGNFAMILKELGMEKDAERFVRGHTATASSV from the coding sequence ATGCAAGCTACTGCCTCTATCCCCCCCGGCCTCCCCGCCGAGCATGGCCATGCTGCCGTGGGTCGCCCGGGTCTCTCAGCACAAGCACAAGCACAGACACAAATCAGCACcgcgctcgacgtcggcatgaatcccagcccgcccgccaACCCGGACCACCGCTTCTGGTGGGACCACTTCGCGCCCTTCCTGTTCTCTTGGCTGTGCGCCTCCGGATGCTACTCCGAGAGCGACATCGCCGCTCAGCTGACTATCCTGCGGGACGTCGTCATCCCCTCCTTTGGGCCCCCGTCCGTCGTCCAGCACGCCCTCAAACCCACCGGCTCTCCCTTTGAGCTGTCATGGAACTTCACCCCGCACGGCAACACCATCCGCTACACCTTCCAGCCCATGGGCTCccgcgccggcaccgacgaggaCCCCTTCGGCTCCAGCAACCTGGACGATGAGGTGCTCCCCCTCCTGGAGAGGCACTCCGCCAACCTCGATCTGCGCTGGTTTTGCCAGTTCCGCGACGCCTGGATGATgcaccgccaccacgccgacgccgccgccgccaaggaggccatgAAGCAGCACGCCAACGTCAAGATCCCAAGCCAGCTGTTCCTCGGCTACGATCTCGTCGGCCCCAAAGCCCAGCTCAAGGCCTACTTCCTGCCCATCTTCAAGCACTTCGCCACGGGCCGGTCGaccgacgccctcgtcgccgagatgaTCCGCTCGCTGGAGCCGTTCGGCCCGGAGCTTGAGGACCAGGTCCGCCAGATGGAGGAGTTCCTGGCCGGGTGCCGCTACCCGCACTTCATCGACATGGTCGGCATCGACTGCTGCGACCCGGCCAAGGCGCGGATCAAGGTGTACGTCCGGGTCAACAACGTGAGCCGTGCGTGTCTGAAGTACTTTCTCACAATGGGCGGAAAACTGGATGATGAGCGGACGCGGCGCAtgctcgacgacatggaccGTTGCTGGCACcacgtcatcgacgaggaggccggcttGGCAGACGAGCAAGACAAGAAGCCCAAGGATCCCGCGACGTTCCACAAGGGCATCGTCATGGCCATCACCCTCTCTCCAGCGCTCAACGACGGTGTCgtgagggcgaggccgtacTGTTCGTGGAGCAATTACCAGAGCAGCGACTGGGGCGCCGTAGGAAACTTTGCCATGATCCTGAAGGAGCTGGGGATGGAAAAGGACGCGGAGAGGTTTGTGAGGGGCCACACGGCCACGGCAAGCTCGGTGTAA
- a CDS encoding Putative major facilitator superfamily, MFS transporter superfamily, translated as MQPAPRTQIYEAIICDDLLPPDDSSPDRCKAAAVQEELVFLKGTERLLGAFPTILAIPYSLAANRFGRRNVLSLALFGLLLEETWNFTICWFSPAFKIRLVLAAVGFEVIGGGFGVVTTMVHVIAADSTTGEARIDLFFAIHAIGIVAAILGQLTSSLLMQINLWLPWAAGLCCILLAGTASLFIQETRQAAAPPANAPDGEREPLLLPETDTRGPASDCETMAGGSSQEPRTMMARLVGTWKLFQAAGRLVKAQTRLLFLLGLVLTCQMSEDSFPIMLLLYASKRFGWSFAKANLFWALGEGVQLVVLLALLPLVGRLLKRRLGGFAKDATLAQISAALLGTGTLLIGLGWNVPLFVAGIVLTASAAGMQSLLRNLITDSIRAEQVSLVYSIVTVLHVVGGALAGPLYSVAFVAGMRRGIGWTGLPFGIAGVLGLLSFGLLLGLRKRW; from the exons ATGCAGCCGGCGCCACGAACACAAATCTACGAAGCCATCATATGCGATGATCTCCTCCCGCCCGACGACAGCAGCCCGGATCGCTGCAAGGCCGCCGCAGTGCAGGAAGAGCTGGTCTTTCTCAAAGGAACAGAAAGACTGCTGGGGGCGTTTCCCA CCATCCTTGCGATTCCGTATTCTCTGGCTGCCAACCGATTTGGCCGTCGCAACGTCTTGTCACTGGCCCTTTTCGGACTTTTGTTAGAAGAAACTTGGAACTTTACCATAT GCTGGTTTTCTCCTGCGTTCAAGATACGCCTAGTCCTCGCTGCCGTTGGATTCGAGGTCATTGGCGGTGGGTTCGGTGTTGTCACGACGATGGTTCACGTCATTGCCGCAGATAGTACAACAGGGGAGGCTAGGATTGATCTATTCTTTGCCATCCACGCCATTGGAATTGTGGCAGCTatcctcggccagctcacCAGCTCCTTGTTGATGCAGATCAACCTATGGCTGCCCTGGGCAGCAGGCCTCTGTTGCATTCTCCTGGCCGGCACTGCTTCCTTGTTCATTCAGGAGACCCGTCAAGCTGCAGCGCCACCTGCAAATGCCCCCGACGGAGAACGAGAGCCGCTGTTGCTGCCCGAGACGGACACACGCGGGCCTGCATCGGATTGTGAGACGATGGCGGGCGGCAGCTCGCAAGAACCCCGCACTATGATGGCCAGGCTGGTTGGCACATGGAAACTTTTCCAAGCAGCAGGGCGACTGGTCAAGGCACAAACACGGCTCCTCTTTCTTCTAGGTCTGGTCTTGACGTGCCAGATGAGCGAGGATTCGTTTCCCATCATGCTCCTGCTATACGCGTCCAAGAGATTTGGCTGGAGTTTTGCAAAGGCGAATCTGTTCTGGGctctgggcgagggcgtccagCTAGTCGTTCTCTTGGCTCTGCTACCCCTGGTCGGCCGTCTCCTCAAGCGCCGGCTGGGTGGCTTCGCCAAAGATGCCACGTTGGCCCAGATCAGCGCCGCGCTTCTCGGCACTGGGACGCTGCTCATCGGCCTTGGTTGGAATGTGCCCCTTTTCGTGGCTGGCATCGTTCTCACAGCATCGGCCGCTGGTATGCAGTCCCTGTTGCGAAACCTCATCACCGACAGCATCAGGGCAGAGCAAGTCAGTCTCGTGTATTCGATCGTGACTGTTCTGCatgtcgtcggcggtgctTTGGCTGGTCCGCTTTACTCGGTGGCCTTTGTTGCTGGTATGCGACGCGGCATTGGATGGACTGGGCTGCCTTTTGGTATTGCTGGGGTGCTAGGCCTGCTATCATTTGGTCTGTTGCTAGGGCTTCGAAAAAGGTGGTAG
- a CDS encoding Putative FAD-binding oxidoreductase/transferase, type 4, FAD-linked oxidase-like protein produces the protein MSAPTVVTSDGPPAGPPTKSLPTLLPPRMLPPGVEQDSFQTFAQRVVSVVGASNLEIIADDTPLENDDFGETCFKYDRYRSADNEALLVGCAVVHPRHVADVKAVLALCTSFNVPLWPVSAGRNLAYGGAAPRVPGSLVMRLGTHMNRILDVDTAHFTCVVEPGVTYQQLHNHLKEKGLLDKVRLDTPEVPWGSMIGNALDRGGGATPYGDHWGTHSGMEVVMPDGDVVRTGMGAMSSPEGRREAAQGVPPEDQTPNSCWTLFPYGFGPINDGLFSQGSVGIVTKMGFWLMPNFPGITPFMVTYARDEDIQAAVEIVGKLRLHHVLAHSCSIRYITLDTGFYSPRAAFTDSPKDVILTEEELDAMCARNTLGRWNFTGCVYGPPKIRELTMQVIREEMTKPEGSRLYTLDDRTERPSMLHGRAPNMEGLCNMDQQNWIKQWMPNAAHILFTPVSRIDGGSALEQFQLAKALFAEYQMDFFGHLAVYHRDMHNVSCIVYDSEDAAMRGRAWALARRLIDEWQARGWGEMRTHIGLHDQVAASYDFNNRAMLRLNEKVKEMLDPKGIIAPGKSGIWPRGYDRGKYLMGKDHIDAFPGVEGGLLRGGPKADARGSGGRSSHL, from the exons ATGTCTGCCCCTACAGTCGTCACCTCAGACGGCCCACCGGCTGGCCCTCCCACCAAGTCGCTGCCCactctcctccctccccgcaTGCTCCCccccggcgtcgagcaggacTCCTTCCAAACCTTCGCCCAGCGCGTCGTTTCTGTCGTAGGGGCCTCCAACCTCGagatcatcgccgacgacacCCCGCTGGAGAACGACGACTTTGGCGAGACTTGCTTCAAGTACGACCGCTATCGGTCCGCCGACAACGAGGCGCTCCTGGTCGgctgcgccgtcgtccaccCGCGgcacgtcgccgacgtcaaggccgtcctGGCCCTCTGCACCTCCTTCAACGTCCCGCTGTGGCCCGTCTCTGCCGGCCGCAACCTAGCCTACGGCGGCGCGGCCCCGCGCGTGCCCGGCAGCCTGGTCATGCGGCTCGGCACCCACATGAACCGCATCCTGGACGTCGACACGGCGCACTTTACGTGCGTGGTCGAGCCCGGCGTGACCTACCAGCAGCTGCACAACCATCTAAAGGAGAAGGGGCTGTTGGATAAGGTCAGGCTGGACACGCCCGAGGTGCCGTGGGGGAGCATGATTGGAAACGCGCTGGACcgtggtggcggcgcgacgccGTATGGAGACCACTGGGGCACGCATTCCGGGATGGAGGTGGTGATGCCGGATGGAGACGTGGTGAGGACGGGGATGGGAGCGATGAGCAGTccggaggggaggagggaggcggcgcag GGCGTACCACCCGAGGACCAGACGCCGAATTCGTGCTGGACGCTTTTCCCGTACGGTTTCGGACCCATCAATGACGGCCTGTTCAGCCAGGGcagcgtcggcatcgtgacCAAGATGGGCTTCTGG CTGATGCCCAACTTCCCCGGCATCACCCCCTTCATGGTGACCTACGCAcgcgacgaggacatccaagccgccgtcgagatcgTCGGCAAGCTGCGGCTGCACCACGTGCTCGCGCACTCGTGCTCGATCCGCTACATCACGCTCGACACGGGCTTCTACTCGCCGCGGGCGGCCTTCACCGACTCGCCCAAGGACGTCATCctgaccgaggaggagctcgacgccatGTGCGCGCGCAACACGCTCGGCCGGTGGAACTTTACCGGCTGCGTCTACGGCCCGCCCAAGATCCGCGAGCTCACCATGCAGGTCATCCGCGAGGAGATGACCAAGCCCGAGGGCAGCAGGCTGTACACCCTGGACGACAGGACCGAGAGGCCAAGCATGCTGCATGGACGCGCGCCCAACATGGAGGGGCTGTGCAACATGGATCAACAGAACTGGATCAAGCA GTGGATGCCCAACGCCGCCCACATCCTCTTCACGCCCGTGTCCcgcatcgacggcggctcCGCGCTGGAGCAGTTCCAACTGGCCAAGGCTCTCTTCGCCGAGTACCAGATGGACTTTTTCGGACATTTGGCCGTGTACCACCGGGACATGC ACAACGTCTCGTGCATCGTCTACGActccgaggacgccgccatGCGCGGTCGCGCCTGGGCTCTGGCCCGCCGCCTGATCGACGAGTGGCAGGCGCGCGGCTGGGGCGAGATGCGCACGCACATCGGGCTGCACGACcaggtggcggcgtcgtACGACTTCAACAACCGCGCCATGCTGCGGCTGAacgagaaggtcaaggagatGCTCGACCCGAAGGGCATCATCGCCCCGGGCAAGAGTGGCATCTGGCCGCGCGGGTACGACAGGGGTAAGTACCTGATGGGCAAGGACCACATCGACGCGTTCCCCGGGGTGGAGGGCGGGTTGTTGAGAGGGGGGCCTAAGGCGGATGCGCGCGGTAgcggcgggaggagcagTCATCTGTAG
- a CDS encoding Putative O-methyltransferase domain, S-adenosyl-L-methionine-dependent methyltransferase superfamily, with translation MTSAAKPTTANMTFATKPPTAENGINGVGALSVKQILSALDGVTLETCDGSEEARYQLLEASRRLIARLETPFERMWYHTWVAFNNLAIFRIMTDLGLWEGWRAAGSKEATLDELLGYCKRDCDKSLFRRLLRHLTADHMLQETGVDRYKPTRLTIEIGDSSTPTAAAIRGAIDHQIPSTTHFPSFLASTDYAEPRDHDATNYVSLDPDNLGLFARCQATPSKQESFITCMQGVAAMKTPWTRIYDTRELLTGRKQGAPLVVDVGGGHGRDLARVLEAYPDPEEGDLVLQDLPEVIRIAKPDEKGRIKCMEHDFFEKQPVTGARAYYMHTVLHDWDDERCRQILRSTAGAMTPGYSKLLLHETMMPARGANWYHAMVDVCIMHLVSAAERTEEQWRALLASEGFRIVKIWHSNPSVECVIEAELAE, from the exons ATGACTTCCGCCGCTAAACCTACTACTGCGAACATGACTTTCGCCACCAAACCCCCTACCGCCGAGAACGGCATAAACGGCGTGGGCGCGCTGTCCGTCAAGCAAATCCTCTCGgctctcgacggcgtcaccCTCGAGACctgcgacggcagcgaggaggcGCGCTACCAGCTCCTTGAGGCGTCTCGGCGCCTGATCGCCCGGCTCGAGACGCCGTTCGAGCGCATGTGGTACCACACCTGGGTGGCATTCAACAACCTGGCCATCTTCCGTATCATGACGGATCTCGGGCTGTGGGAGGGGTGGCGGGCCGCGGGAAGCAAGGAGGCGACGCTGGACGAGCTTCTGGGATATTGCAAGCGGGATTGCGATAAGAGTCTCTTCC GCCGACTGCTCCGTCATCTCACGGCCGACCACATGCTCCAAGAGACCGGCGTGGACCGGTATAAGCCCACGCGCTTGACCATTGAGATCGGCGACTCCTCCACGCCCACTGCTGCAGCCATCCGCGGAGC GATCGATCACCAAATCCCCTCCACTACGCACTTCCCCTCGTTCCTCGCCTCCACCGACTACGCCGAGCCACGGGACCACGACGCCACCAACTACGTCTCCCTCGACCCGGACAACCTCGGCCTGTTCGCGCGGTGCCAGGCCACCCCGTCCAAGCAGGAGTCCTTCATCACCTGCATGCAGGGCGTGGCGGCCATGAAGACGCCGTGGACGCGCATTTACGACACGCGCGAGCTGCTGACGGGGCGGAAACAGGGAGCCCCGCTGGTGGTGGACGTGGGCGGAGGGCATGGGCGGGATCTGGCGCGGGTGCTGGAGGCCTACCCGGacccggaggagggggacCTTGTGCTGCAGGATCTGCCCGAGGTGATCCGGATCGCGAAGCCGGACGAGAAGGGGAGGATCAAGTGCATGGAGCAtgacttcttcgagaagcaGCCCGTGACGG GTGCGCGCGCTTACTACATGCACACCGTCCTGCACGActgggacgacgagcggTGCCGGCAGATCCTGCGCAGCACGGCGGGCGCCATGACGCCGGGCTACtcgaagctgctgctgcacgaGACCATGATGCCGGCGCGGGGCGCCAACTGGTACCACGCCATGGTCGACGTGTGCATCATGCACCtggtgtcggcggcggagcggaCGGAGGAGCAGTGGCGGGCGCTGCTGGCGTCGGAGGGGTTCCGCATCGTCAAGATCTGGCACTCGAACCCGAGCGTCGAGTGCGTCATTGAGGCCGAGTTGGCCGAGTGA
- a CDS encoding Putative GroES-like superfamily, polyketide synthase, enoylreductase domain-containing protein — protein sequence MRAWLYDSVSGGLETHLSLVDDAPQPPSLGPNDILIKVHAMSPNPADYKFPEGLGMLWRLAVSLPATPGSDFSGTVAGLGDMVRDVGEFTIGQPVYGCTPPPTRHGSLGEYVIATMASCAAVPSPAGALTLESAACLGVAAQTAYQAISPHVAAGDMVFINGGSGGVGTFAIQIARVLGCRVVTSCSGRNAELCRSLGADEVLDYTEVDVSKALKAKGPVFKLALDNIGLEPADLYKAADEYLMPAGRFVQVGAGLSLRHMMSTAGRALRPAGLGGGKRKWQFMSLQSKHADLAKLGRWAAEGQIRAVVEETYRFEDAPKAYEKMRTGRTKGCLVVKGPDAK from the coding sequence ATGCGCGCCTGGCTCTACGActccgtctcgggcggccTTGAAACCCACCTGAGCCTTGTTGACGATGCTCCCCAGCCGCCCTCGCTCGGCCCCAACGACATTCTCATCAAGGTCCACGCCATGTCGCCCAATCCGGCCGACTACAAGTTCCCCGAGGGGCTCGGCATGCTCTGGCGGCTGGCCGTCTCGCTGCCTGCCACGCCCGGCAGCGACTTTTCCGGCACCGTTGCCGGCCTGGGCGACATGGTCAGGGACGTCGGCGAGTTCACCATCGGCCAGCCCGTGTACGGctgcacgccgccgcccacgcgCCACGGCTCGCTCGGCGAGTACGTCATCGCCACCATGGCCAGCTGCGCGGCCGTGCCGTCCCCGGCGGGCGCGCTCACGCTCGAGAGCGCGGCGTGTCTGGGCGTGGCGGCGCAGACGGCCTACCAAGCCATCAGCCCGCAcgtcgcggcgggcgacaTGGTGTtcatcaacggcggcagcggcggcgtcggcacgTTTGCGATCCAGATCGCGCGCGTGCTGGGGTGCCGCGTGGTGACCAGCTGCTCGGGCCGCAACGCCGAGCTGTGCCGCTCGCTCGgggcggacgaggtgctgGACTACACCGAGGTGGACGTCAGCAAGgcgctcaaggccaagggcccCGTGTTCAAGCTCGCGCTGGACAACATCGGGCTGGAGCCGGCCGACCTGTACAAGGCCGCGGACGAGTACCTGATGCCGGCGGGCCGGTTCGTGCAGGTGGGCGCGGGGCTGTCGCTGCGACACATGATGAGCACGGCGGGCCGGGCGCTGCGGCCGGCGGGTCTCGGGGGCGGGAAGCGAAAGTGGCAGTTCATGTCGCTGCAGTCGAAGCATGCGGACCTGGCCAAGCTGGGGaggtgggcggcggagggTCAGATCcgggcggtggtggaggagacGTACAGGTTCGAGGATGCCCCAAAGGCCTATGAGAAGATGAGGACAGGGAGGACGAAGGGTTGTCTGGTAGTGAAGGGGCCGGATGCAAAGTAG